Proteins encoded together in one Miscanthus floridulus cultivar M001 chromosome 16, ASM1932011v1, whole genome shotgun sequence window:
- the LOC136513821 gene encoding uncharacterized protein: MAAAGAALRLRLLYRMLRVGELLALVAFLSWSSSRVPSAAAAVLRFAGSLLLNARFVFVLGNAIVLLLLALSRHDLSASSSSSGQQTSTAATSTTAAAAPPQDAAPAATTASFPSSFDGTPIPPPPPATSLEAFSALPAAPAREVAAPADAATAFEFDDRPPAARVSKLARAPRRSRSEKMGPRVLQVRRAASPPAAPLELRRSESENGRRRSSVSARDAWGYCWGADDADEFRRTVEAFIDKHKRFHRQESMTMAVVAGSGSGGGGHCEAAPAFTGALAVVE, encoded by the coding sequence ATGGCGGCCGCCGGAGCAGCGCTGCGGCTGCGCCTCCTGTACCGGATGCTGCGCGTGGGGGAGCTCCTCGCGCTGGTGGCGTTCCTCTCCTGGTCGTCGTCCCGCGtgccgtccgccgccgccgccgtgctccgGTTCGCGGGGTCGCTCCTCCTCAACGCCCGCTTCGTCTTCGTCCTCGGGAACGCCAtcgtgctcctcctcctcgcgctGTCGCGGCACGACCTCTCCGCCTCCTCCTCTTCCAGCGGCCAGCAGACGAGCACGGCGGCGACGAgcacgaccgccgccgccgcgccaccgcagGATGCCGCGCCGGCTGCCACCACCGCCAGCTTTCCTTCATCGTTCGACGGTACTCCTATACCTCCACCGCCTCCCGCAACCTCGCTGGAGGCCTTCAGCGCGCTGCCGGCGGCTCCAGCGAGGGAGGTAGCAGCGCCGGCGGACGCGGCCACGGCGTTCGAGTTCGACGACAGGCCACCGGCGGCGCGGGTGAGCAAGCTGGCGCGCGCCCCGAGGCGGAGCAGATCGGAGAAGATGGGCCCGCGGGTGCTGCAGGTGAGGCGCGCGGCGTCCCCGCCGGCGGCGCCGCTGGAGCTGCGGCGGTCCGAGTCGGAGAACGGGCGGCGGCGGTCGTCCGTGTCGGCGCGCGACGCGTGGGGCTACTGCTGGGGCGCGGACGACGCGGACGAGTTCCGGCGCACGGTGGAGGCGTTCATCGACAAGCACAAGCGGTTCCACCGCCAGGAGTCCATGACGATGGCCGTCGtcgccggctccggctccgggggCGGCGGACACTGCGAGGCCGCCCCGGCCTTCACCGGCGCCCTCGCCGTCGTCGAATAA